One Rhinopithecus roxellana isolate Shanxi Qingling chromosome 7, ASM756505v1, whole genome shotgun sequence DNA segment encodes these proteins:
- the CNGA2 gene encoding cyclic nucleotide-gated olfactory channel: MTEKANGVKSSPANNHNHHAPSAIKANGKDDHRTSSRPHSAADNDTSSELQRLADVDAPQRGRGGFRRIVRLVGIIREWANKNFREEEPRPDSFLERFRGPELQTVTTQQGDGKGDKDGKDKGTKKKFELFVLDPAGDWYYCWLFVIAMPVLYNWCLLVARACFSDLQKDYYLAWLVLDYVSDVVYIADIFIRLRTGFLEQGLMVKDTKKLRDNYIHTLQFKLDVASIIPTDLIYFAVGIHSPEVRFNRLLHFARMFEFFDRTETRTSYPNIFRISNLVLYILVIIHWNACIYYVISKSIGFGVDTWVYPNITDPEYGYLAREYIYCLYWSTLTLTTIGETPPPVKDEEYLFVIFDFLIGVLIFATIVGNVGSMISNMNATRAEFQAKIDAVKHYMQFRKVSKEMEAKVIRWFDYLWTNKKTVDEREVLKNLPAKLRAEIAINVHLSTLKKVRIFHDCEAGLLVELVLKLRPQVFSPGDYICRKGDIGKEMYIIKEGKLAVVADDGVTQYALLSAGSCFGEISILNIKGSKMGNRRTANIRSLGYSDLFCLSKDDLMEAVTEYPDAKKVLEERGREILMKEGLLDENEVATSMEVDVQEKLGQLETNMETLYTRFGRLLAEYTGAQQKLKQRITILETKMKQNNEDDYLSDGMSSPELAAADKP, encoded by the exons ATGACTGAAAAAGCCAATGGCGTGAAGAGCTCCCCAGCCAATAATCACAACCATCATGCACCCTCTGCCATCAAGGCCAATGGCAAAGATGACCACAGGACAAGCAGCAG GCCACACTCTGCAGCTGACAATGACACCTCCTCAGAACTGCAGAGGCTGGCAGACGTGGATGCCCCACAGCGGGGAAGGGGTGGCTTCCGCAG GATAGTTCGCCTGGTGGGGATCATCAGAGAGTGGGCCAACAAGAATTTCCGAGAGGAGGAACCTAGGCCTGACTCATTCCTCGAGCGTTTTCGTGGGCCTGAACTCCAGACTGTGACCACACAGCAGGGGGATGGCAAAGGCGACAAGGATGGCAAGGACAAAGGCACCAA GAAgaaatttgaattatttgtcttGGACCCAGCTGGGGATTGGTACTACTGCTGGCTGTTTGTCATTGCCATGCCTGTCCTTTACAACTGGTGCCTGCTGGTGGCCAG AGCCTGCTTCAGTGACCTACAGAAAGACTACTACCTGGCGTGGCTGGTGCTGGACTATGTCTCAGATGTGGTCTACATTGCAGACATCTTCATCAGATTGCGCACAG GTTTCCTGGAGCAGGGGCTGATGGTCAAAGATACCAAGAAACTGCGAGACAACTACATCCACACCCTGCAGTTCAAGCTGGATGTGGCTTCCATCATCCCCACTGACCTGATCTATTTTGCTGTGGGCATCCACAGCCCTGAGGTGCGCTTCAACCGCCTGCTGCACTTTGCCCGCATGTTTGAGTTCTTTGACCGGACAGAGACACGCACCAGCTACCCTAACATCTTCCGCATCAGCAACCTTGTCCTCTACATCTTGGTCATCATCCACTGGAATGCCTGCATCTACTATGTCATCTCTAAATCCATAGGCTTTGGGGTTGACACCTGGGTTTACCCAAACATCACTGACCCTGAGTATGGCTACCTGGCTAGGGAATACATCTATTGCCTTTACTGGTCCACACTGACCCTCACTACCATTGGGGAGACACCACCCCCTGTAAAGGATGAGGAGTACCTATTTGTCATCTTTGACTTCCTGATTGGCGTCCTCATATTTGCCACCATTGTGGGAAATGTGGGCTCCATGATCTCCAACATGAATGCCACCCGGGCAGAGTTCCAGGCTAAGATCGATGCCGTGAAACACTACATGCAGTTCCGAAAGGTCAGCAAGGAGATGGAAGCCAAAGTCATTAGGTGGTTTGACTACTTGTGGACCAATAAGAAGACAGTGGATGAGCGAGAAGTTCTCAAGAATCTGCCAGCCAAGCTCAGGGCCGAGATAGCCATCAATGTCCACTTGTCCACACTCAAGAAAGTGCGCAtcttccatgattgtgaggctggCCTGCTGGTAGAGCTGGTATTAAAACTCCGTCCTCAGGTCTTCAGTCCTGGGGATTACATTTGTCGCAAAGGGGACATCGGCAAGGAGATGTACATCATTAAGGAGGGCAAGCTGGCAGTGGTGGCTGATGATGGGGTGACTCAGTATGCCCTGCTCTCGGCTGGAAGCTGCTTTGGTGAGATCAGTATCCTTAACATTAAGGGAAGTAAAATGGGCAATCGACGCACGGCTAATATCCGCAGCCTGGGCTACTCAGATCTCTTCTGCTTGTCCAAGGATGATCTTATGGAAGCAGTGACTGAATACCCTGATGCCAAGAAAGTCCTAGAAGAGAGGGGTCGGGAGATCCTCATGAAGGAGGGGCTGCTGGATGAGAATGAAGTGGCAACCAGCATGGAGGTGGACGTGCAGGAGAAGCTAGGGCAGCTGGAGACCAACATGGAAACCTTATACACTCGCTTTGGCCGCCTGCTGGCTGAGTACACAGGGGCCCAGCAGAAGCTCAAGCAGCGCATCACGATTCTGGAAACCAAGATGAAACAGAACAATGAAGATGACTACCTGTCTGATGGGATGAGCAGCCCCGAGCTGGCTGCTGCTGACAAGCCATAA
- the FATE1 gene encoding fetal and adult testis-expressed transcript protein, with translation MAGGPPNTKAEMEMSLTEELNHGRQGQNPEHLVIAEMMEHGSRSLGASQKRQKLEQKAAGSASAKRVWNMTATRSKKMGSQLPMPRMLRESGHGDAHLQEYPGNFQGMRFHYDRNPGTDAVAQTSLEELNVLEMEVMRRQLYAVNRRLRALEDQGATWRQRETLIIAVLVSASIANLWLWMNQ, from the exons ATGGCAGGAGGCCCTCCCAACACCAAGGCAGAGATGGAAATGTCCCTGACAGAAGAACTGAATCATGGACGCCAAGGGCAAAACCCAGAGCACCTGGTGATAGCGG AAATGATGGAGCATGGATCTCGGTCCCTGGGTGCCTCCCAgaagaggcagaagttggaacaaaAAGCTGCTGGCTCTGCTTCAGCCAAACGAGTTTGGAATATGACTGCCACCCGATCCAAGAAAATG GGGTCCCAGCTGCCAATGCCCAGAATGCTGAGAGAATCAGGCCATGGGGATGCCCATCTCCAGGAGTACCCTGGAAATTTCCAAGGCATGCGTTTCCATTATGATCG CAACCCAGGGACAGATGCAGTGGCACAGACTAGCCTGGAAGAGCTCAATGTACTGGAGATGGAAGTCATGAGAAGACAG CTATACGCAGTCAACCGGCGTCTGCGCGCCCTGGAGGACCAGGGCGCCACCTGGCGCCAGAGGGAGACCCTGATCATCGCCGTGCTGGTGTCAGCCAGCATTGCCAACCTGTGGCTGTGGATGAACCAGTGA